One genomic window of Ziziphus jujuba cultivar Dongzao chromosome 4, ASM3175591v1 includes the following:
- the LOC107415784 gene encoding protein SUPPRESSOR OF GENE SILENCING 3 isoform X1, with amino-acid sequence MSSRRGGGKPFNSGANGERSPKGKNEHDANSSKVEQQLSHGVAGISLESAQDDGEWEVISRKSKNRAGSSSAKAWVSQNSNHKAWGHTDVPQKPGWVPGNTWQTQAADSKRPAGRGNVRSQLSTRHAQSNYVTPQPVIRPPLEHGWNWQSRAASNQPKGEEDGQEKVEVVSKVHTGEDIDADKDNDINDVDDDDDDDDDLDDSDDELLTDEFDSDSSEKSFGTRKNNKWFQKFFEIMDSLPLNDINDPARQWHCPACKGGPGAIDWYRGLQPLMTHAKTKGSLRVKLHREFAELLEEDLQRRGTSVVPAGEAFGKWKGLIDEEKDHDIVWPPMVIIMNTRLEQDENEKWIGMGNQELLDYFSSYEAAKARHSYGPQGHRGMSVLIFEASAGGYLEAERLHKHFAEQGTDRNAWDRRRSMFHPGGERQLYGYLALKEDLDIFNQHSQVGKSKLKFEMRSYHEMVVNQIKQMSEDNQQLIWLKNRNAKQEMANKALQKNFGILSEKLRKTVEENRIVRQRTKMQHEENKEEMYMQEKFFKEQIKVIHESRDAKEENFEMLQQEEREKVKQANADPSNAEEYRRRAEEIAKFIKIQEKEMEEFVLERDVLIQAHEDKMAAMRKRHWDEEVELEKEFDANLTRLMEKYTPHHPEHTAKAI; translated from the exons ATGAGTTCGAGAAGAGGGGGTGGGAAACCTTTCAATTCAGGCGCTAATGGTGAGCGATCACCCAAGGGAAAAAATGAGCATGATGCCAATAGCTCAAAGGTTGAACAGCAGTTGAGCCACGGTGTAGCAGGCATTTCTTTGGAGTCAGCACAAGATGATGGTGAGTGGGAGGTAATTTCCAGGAAGTCCAAGAACAGAGCTGGAAGCAGTTCTGCAAAAGCATGGGTTTCTCAAAATTCTAATCATAAAGCATGGGGACATACAGATGTACCTCAAAAACCAGGATGGGTTCCTGGAAATACTTGGCAAACACAAGCTGCTGATTCTAAAAGACCTGCTGGCAGAGGAAATGTCAGATCCCAATTGTCGACTAGGCATGCACAGAGCAACTATGTGACCCCACAACCTGTAATTCGCCCTCCACTGGAGCATGGATGGAACTGGCAGTCTAGAGCTGCTTCCAATCAGCCTAAGGGTGAAGAAGATGGCCAGGAAAAAGTTGAAGTTGTCTCCAAAGTCCATACTGGTGAGGATATTGATGCTGACAAGGATAATGACATTAATGAtgtcgatgatgatgatgacgatgatgatgatttgGATGATAGTGATGATGAACTGTTGACTGATGAATTTGACTCTGATTCAAGTGAAAAGAGCTTTGGTACCCGTAAGAACAATAAATGGTTTCAGAAATTCTTTGAGATTATGGACAGTCTACCCCTTAATGATATTAATGATCCAGCAAGGCAATGGCACTGTCCCGCATGTAAAGGTGGTCCTGGTGCCATTGACTGGTACCGAGGCCTTCAGCCGCTTATGACACATGCCAAAACGAAAGGATCACTAAGGGTGAAGCTGCACAGAGAGTTTGCAGAGCTTTTGGAAGAGGATTTGCAAAGGAGGGGAACTTCAGTTGTACCAGCTGGTGAAGCATTTGGTAAATGGAAAGGTTTAATTGATGAAGAAAAGGATCATGATATAGTCTGGCCTCCAATGGTTATCATCATGAACACAAGGCTTGAACAGGATGAGAATGAAAAg TGGATTGGCATGGGAAATCAAGAACTTCTTGACTACTTCAGTTCATACGAGGCTGCGAAGGCCAGACATTCTTATGGTCCGCAGGGGCACCGTGGGATGAGTGTGTTGATCTTTGAGGCCTCAGCAGGGGGATATTTAGAGGCTGAACGTTTGCATAAGCATTTTGCAGAGCAAGGAACTGACAGGAATGCTTGGGATCGCCGTCGTAGCATGTTCCATCCAGGTGGGGAGCGCCAGCTTTATGGTTATTTGGCACTGAAAGAAGACTTGGATATATTCAACCAGCATTCAcaag TAGGCAAATCTAAGCTGAAATTTGAGATGAGATCATACCATGAGATGGTGGTGAACCAAATTAAGCAAATGAGTGAGGACAACCAGCAGCTTATCTGGTTAAAGAACAGGAATGCTAAACAAGAGATGGCTAATAAAGCTCTTCAAAAGAATTTTGGCATACTTAGTGAGAAGCTGCGCAAAACAGTGGAGGAGAATCGAATTGTAAGACAGAGAACAAAGATGCAGCATGAAGAGAACAAGGAAGAG ATGTACATGCAAGAAAAATTTTTCAAGGAACAAATCAAGGTCATTCATGAATCAAGGGATGCCAAGGAAGAAAATTTTGAGATGCTGCAGCAGGAGGAGCGTGAGAAGGTGAAGCAGGCAAATGCTGATCCTTCAAATGCAGAGGAGTATAGACGCAG GGCGGAGGAGATTGCCAAGTTCATTAAAATTCAAGAAAAGGAGATGGAAGAATTTGTGCTAGAGAGAGATGTACTGATTCAAGCCCATGAAGACAAGATGGCTGCAATGAGGAAGAGGCATTGGGATGAGGAGGTAGAGCTGGAAAAGGAGTTTGATGCTAATTTAACCAGGCTCATGGAGAAATACACCCCCCACCATCCGGAACACACTGCAAAGGCAATTTGA
- the LOC107415784 gene encoding protein SUPPRESSOR OF GENE SILENCING 3 isoform X2, whose product MSSRRGGGKPFNSGANGERSPKGKNEHDANSSKVEQQLSHGVAGISLESAQDDGEWEVISRKSKNRAGSSSAKAWVSQNSNHKAWGHTDVPQKPGWVPGNTWQTQAADSKRPAGRGNVRSQLSTRHAQSNYVTPQPVIRPPLEHGWNWQSRAASNQPKGEEDGQEKVEVVSKVHTGEDIDADKDNDINDVDDDDDDDDDLDDSDDELLTDEFDSDSSEKSFGTRKNNKWFQKFFEIMDSLPLNDINDPARQWHCPACKGGPGAIDWYRGLQPLMTHAKTKGSLRVKLHREFAELLEEDLQRRGTSVVPAGEAFGKWKGLIDEEKDHDIVWPPMVIIMNTRLEQDENEKWIGMGNQELLDYFSSYEAAKARHSYGPQGHRGMSVLIFEASAGGYLEAERLHKHFAEQGTDRNAWDRRRSMFHPGGERQLYGYLALKEDLDIFNQHSQGKSKLKFEMRSYHEMVVNQIKQMSEDNQQLIWLKNRNAKQEMANKALQKNFGILSEKLRKTVEENRIVRQRTKMQHEENKEEMYMQEKFFKEQIKVIHESRDAKEENFEMLQQEEREKVKQANADPSNAEEYRRRAEEIAKFIKIQEKEMEEFVLERDVLIQAHEDKMAAMRKRHWDEEVELEKEFDANLTRLMEKYTPHHPEHTAKAI is encoded by the exons ATGAGTTCGAGAAGAGGGGGTGGGAAACCTTTCAATTCAGGCGCTAATGGTGAGCGATCACCCAAGGGAAAAAATGAGCATGATGCCAATAGCTCAAAGGTTGAACAGCAGTTGAGCCACGGTGTAGCAGGCATTTCTTTGGAGTCAGCACAAGATGATGGTGAGTGGGAGGTAATTTCCAGGAAGTCCAAGAACAGAGCTGGAAGCAGTTCTGCAAAAGCATGGGTTTCTCAAAATTCTAATCATAAAGCATGGGGACATACAGATGTACCTCAAAAACCAGGATGGGTTCCTGGAAATACTTGGCAAACACAAGCTGCTGATTCTAAAAGACCTGCTGGCAGAGGAAATGTCAGATCCCAATTGTCGACTAGGCATGCACAGAGCAACTATGTGACCCCACAACCTGTAATTCGCCCTCCACTGGAGCATGGATGGAACTGGCAGTCTAGAGCTGCTTCCAATCAGCCTAAGGGTGAAGAAGATGGCCAGGAAAAAGTTGAAGTTGTCTCCAAAGTCCATACTGGTGAGGATATTGATGCTGACAAGGATAATGACATTAATGAtgtcgatgatgatgatgacgatgatgatgatttgGATGATAGTGATGATGAACTGTTGACTGATGAATTTGACTCTGATTCAAGTGAAAAGAGCTTTGGTACCCGTAAGAACAATAAATGGTTTCAGAAATTCTTTGAGATTATGGACAGTCTACCCCTTAATGATATTAATGATCCAGCAAGGCAATGGCACTGTCCCGCATGTAAAGGTGGTCCTGGTGCCATTGACTGGTACCGAGGCCTTCAGCCGCTTATGACACATGCCAAAACGAAAGGATCACTAAGGGTGAAGCTGCACAGAGAGTTTGCAGAGCTTTTGGAAGAGGATTTGCAAAGGAGGGGAACTTCAGTTGTACCAGCTGGTGAAGCATTTGGTAAATGGAAAGGTTTAATTGATGAAGAAAAGGATCATGATATAGTCTGGCCTCCAATGGTTATCATCATGAACACAAGGCTTGAACAGGATGAGAATGAAAAg TGGATTGGCATGGGAAATCAAGAACTTCTTGACTACTTCAGTTCATACGAGGCTGCGAAGGCCAGACATTCTTATGGTCCGCAGGGGCACCGTGGGATGAGTGTGTTGATCTTTGAGGCCTCAGCAGGGGGATATTTAGAGGCTGAACGTTTGCATAAGCATTTTGCAGAGCAAGGAACTGACAGGAATGCTTGGGATCGCCGTCGTAGCATGTTCCATCCAGGTGGGGAGCGCCAGCTTTATGGTTATTTGGCACTGAAAGAAGACTTGGATATATTCAACCAGCATTCAcaag GCAAATCTAAGCTGAAATTTGAGATGAGATCATACCATGAGATGGTGGTGAACCAAATTAAGCAAATGAGTGAGGACAACCAGCAGCTTATCTGGTTAAAGAACAGGAATGCTAAACAAGAGATGGCTAATAAAGCTCTTCAAAAGAATTTTGGCATACTTAGTGAGAAGCTGCGCAAAACAGTGGAGGAGAATCGAATTGTAAGACAGAGAACAAAGATGCAGCATGAAGAGAACAAGGAAGAG ATGTACATGCAAGAAAAATTTTTCAAGGAACAAATCAAGGTCATTCATGAATCAAGGGATGCCAAGGAAGAAAATTTTGAGATGCTGCAGCAGGAGGAGCGTGAGAAGGTGAAGCAGGCAAATGCTGATCCTTCAAATGCAGAGGAGTATAGACGCAG GGCGGAGGAGATTGCCAAGTTCATTAAAATTCAAGAAAAGGAGATGGAAGAATTTGTGCTAGAGAGAGATGTACTGATTCAAGCCCATGAAGACAAGATGGCTGCAATGAGGAAGAGGCATTGGGATGAGGAGGTAGAGCTGGAAAAGGAGTTTGATGCTAATTTAACCAGGCTCATGGAGAAATACACCCCCCACCATCCGGAACACACTGCAAAGGCAATTTGA
- the LOC107415755 gene encoding uncharacterized protein LOC107415755 codes for MAPPAAEGEVQRRQPQQQQAGGLGQTVTGIIRVAVFWYFASKFFSPKKPSEPSLLISNLFQKGEPLDMWLYLSESEKFNDFGNEGALVWHETNIPYAVWGPESTRSLSLKYYPSEALKNNGSLYAHVFFARSGYPPDPNDPEYQHLSVFGRTHPVVTYLPKSNVDKKRSLLGDTKGTDEAKPVTQVIDEPEGDSKDNSPVEWVSYWKPNITINLVDDFTRYPHNAVPPNIAPYLNVEPSSGNYFPTVFFNEFWLLRDKLIAINETVTELPFNLEVGPISMTKWQLFLQIDQSFQIHRSYGSMLEGEADELKRVFLEGNPYLLGITMFVSLLHSVFDFLAFKNDIQFWNKNKSMEGLSAKSVVVSFICQLIVFLYLLDNDTSWMILASSGIGLCIEFWKIGKAMHIEIDRTGKIPMLRFRDRESYAGNKTKEYDDMAMKYLSYVLFFLVACSSLYSLMYERHRSWYSWILSSLTSCVYMFGFIMMCPQLFINYKLKSVAHLPWRQMTYKFLNTIIDDLFAFVIKMPTLHRLSVFRDDVIFLIYVYQRWIYPVDKKRINEFGFGGEDDQLTEGADAATVTEEEKKTN; via the exons ATGGCGCCGCCAGCAGCAGAGGGAGAAGTGCAGCGAAGGCAACCACAGCAGCAGCAAGCTGGAGGCCTTGGGCAGACCGTAACTGGAATCATTAGGGTTGCGGTGTTTTGGTACTTTGCTTCTAAATTCTTCTCTCCTAAAAAACCCTCCGAACCCTCTCTTCTTATCTCCAATCTCTTCCAGAAAGGCGAGCCCTTG GATATGTGGTTATACCTTTCTGAAAGTGAAAAGTTCAATGACTTTGGCAATGAAGGTGCACTCGTATGGCATGAGACTAACATTCCATATGCTGTTTGGGGACCAGAAAGTACCAGGTCTCTTTCTTTGAAGTATTATCCATCAGAG GCTTTAAAGAACAATGGGAGTCTCTATGCTCACGTTTTCTTTGCACGCTCTGGTTACCCTCCAGACCCAAATGATCCAGAATACCAGCATCTGTCTGTGTTTGGGAGGACACATC CTGTTGTGACGTATCTTCCCAAGTCAAATGTGGATAAGAAGAGGAGTTTATTGGGGGATACCAAAGGCACGGATGAGGCTAAACCAGTGACTCAG GTGATTGATGAGCCTGAGGGTGATTCTAAAGACAATAGTCCTGTGGAGTGGGTATCATATTGGAAACCAAATATTACAATCAATTTGGTTGATGATTTTACACG ATATCCTCATAATGCTGTGCCACCAAATATTGCTCCTT ACCTGAATGTAGAGCCTAGTTCTGGGAACTACTTCCCAACTGTCTTCTTCAATGAGTTTTGGTTACTGCGGGATAAATTGATAGCAATAAATGAGACAGTGACTGAACTGCCATTTAATCTGGAGGTGGGTCCCATAAGCATGACTAAGTGGCAGTTGTTCTTACAAATTGATCAGTCTTTTCAGATCCACCGGAGTTATGGGAGCATGCTTGAAGGCGAGGCTGATGAGCTGAAG AGGGTGTTCTTGGAAGGAAATCCTTACCTCTTGGGAATCACAATGTTTGTTTCCTTACTCCATTCAGTTTTTGACTTTTTGGCGTTCAAGAATG ATATCCaattttggaacaaaaataAGTCAATGGAAGGACTGTCTGCAAAGTCTGTTGTTGTGAGCTTCATATGTCAACTCATTGTCTTCCTCTATCTACTTGACAATGATACTTCCTGGATGATACTTGCAAGTTCTGGAATTGGCTTGTGTATTGAATTTTGGAAGATTGGAAAAGCCATGCACATTGAG ATTGACAGAACTGGGAAGATTCCTATGTTGAGGTTCCGAGACCGTGAGTCCTATGCAGGGAATAAGACAAAAGAATATGATGATATGGCAATGAAATATTTGTCATATGTGCTCTTCTTTCTTGTTGCGTGCTCCTCGCTTTATTCACTCATGTATGAGCGCCACAGGAGCTGGTATTCTTGGATTCTCTCTTCCCTCACAAGCTGTGTGTATATGTTTG GTTTCATCATGATGTGCCCTCAATTATTCATAAACTATAAGCTGAAATCTGTGGCTCATCTACCTTGGAGGCAGATGACATACAAGTTCCTGAACACAATCATTGATGATCTATTTGCTTTTGTCATAAAAATGCCTACACTACATCGGCTATCTGTCTTCCGTGACG ATGTTATATTTCTGATATATGTATATCAGAGGTGGATCTATCCAGTGGACAAGAAACGTATAAATGAGTTCGGTTTTGGCGGTGAGGATGATCAGCTTACCGAGGGTGCAGATGCCGCTACTGTAACAGAAGAGGAGAAGAAGACAAACTAA
- the LOC107415754 gene encoding cation/H(+) antiporter 28, with protein sequence MLLLLCVLVAPLYGLLSLMPLLRFLLKKTQSKQWQPLTHLQEENWLWQLSDRFRNFAKFANGKPKQKRFRNWQLEIKRKRIMSSSKDGNENNNNNNNSNNDDNGRTLSFGDSECRGRLTELFKKVALHLLGFFMMVFLCNAVHYFLRPFSQPRITSDIVVGLFFGNLGFVHRQVNESAAKTLRYIIDFGMICYMFVLGIEMDPYVLFKAPSRDAKVAYAGILSTFILAGCITPFLHYTDGFEIDFTLSLSTALSSTASPVLTRLITSLKIGKSDIGRLVIAAGMYSDFVCTLVMSLGYIVYPVENDDDKTDDKASSRIKTALQMSLSLLFQTVFTANVSPIFMNWVNNENPEGKPMKGSHLVLSVAFITLIICCSPVYGYSPILSAFMAGIFLPREGRVSKLVISKINYLLTTIFYPIFYFWMGYEARLSEFEPLHIMTWARLIVLFVVVTLGKVSGAVLSGAMLGFNWPESVALGLLLTTKGHFQIYLAIAAKTAGKTSTSTSIVMVTVIFFTVVHAPTVVAQIIKRARKRAPTYRMALQLLDPSNELRILLCLHGPQNVPSSINIMEISRGTADPGVVVYVTDLIELTDDIASTLVQGEEGDTVTVTDKVVTDKRSEVTAAVEAFVADNGDGITLRRMLALSSFNGLPQDICILAEDLMIALIILPFHKSQRADGTLDGGHSGFRHVNRKVLRNAPCSVGILVDRGLGVTEKVSRSGRSVNVAVIFIGGRDDREALAYAGRVARHPGVKLTVIRFLVDADAENAFRRASNLRISIAEQEEETNLDNECFADFYERHVAGGYVAYLEKHLANSAETYSTLKSFEGQYSLVIVGRGGRVNSVLTMGMNDWQQCPELGPIGDVLSGSDFSVMTSVLIIQQPNLKGELDGLDDDFSVM encoded by the exons ATGTTACTTTTGTTATGTGTTTTGGTGGCACCATTATATGGTTTGTTGTCCCTAATGCCACTCCTACGTTTTCTCCTGAAAAAAACACAAAGCAAACAATGGCAGCCACTAACTCACCTTCAGGAAGAGAATTGGTTGTGGCAGTTGAGTGATCGGTTTCgcaattttgcaaaatttgcaaatggaaaaccaaaacaaaaaagattcaGAAACTGGCAactagaaataaaaagaaagagaattatGTCCAGTTCCAAGGATGgtaatgagaataataataataataataatagtaataatgatgataatggaAGAACTTTGTCATTTGGAGATAGCGAATGTAGGGGTAGGCTAACAGAACTCTTCAAGAAAGTAGCTCTTCATCTTTTGGGTTTCTTTATGATGGTGTTTCTTTGCAATGCTGTTCACTACTTTTTGAGGCCATTTTCACAACCTCGGATTACATCTGATATTGtt GTAGGACTTTTTTTTGGGAACTTGGGGTTTGTACACAGACAAGTAAATGAATCAGCAGCTAAAACTTTGAGATACATAATTGATTTTGGTATGATATGCTACATGTTTGTTCTGGGCATAGAAATGGATCCATATGTGTTGTTTAAGGCACCAAGTCGGGATGCAAAAGTGGCCTATGCCGGAATTCTCTCCACATTCATACTAGCAGGATGCATAACCCCATTTCTCCATTACACTGACGGTTTTGAGATTGACTTCACACTCTCACTCTCCACTGCTCTTTCCAGCACAGCCTCTCCGGTACTGACACGTCTGATAACGAGTCTCAAAATTGGCAAGTCAGACATTGGAAGGCTTGTCATTGCTGCAGGGATGTACTCTGACTTTGTGTGCACGCTTGTTATGTCCCTTGGCTATATAGTTTACCCAGTTgagaatgatgatgataaaacTGATGATAAGGCTTCATCCCGTATTAAAACAGCCTTACAGATGAGTCTTTCATTGCTGTTCCAGACAGTGTTTACAGCCAATGTTTCACCAATCTTCATGAACTGGGTCAACAATGAAAATCCAGAAGGCAAACCAATGAAAGGATCACATCTTGTTCTTTCAGTTGCTTTCATTACCTTGATCATTTGTTGCTCGCCGGTATATGGGTACAGCCCCATTTTAAGTGCATTCATGGCAGGAATCTTCTTACCAAGGGAAGGGAGAGTGTCCAAATTGGTGATTAGCAAGATTAACTACTTGTTAACAACCATTTTCTAtccaatcttttatttttggatgggaTATGAAGCTAGGTTGTCAGAGTTTGAACCTCTCCACATAATGACCTGGGCAAGGTTGATTGTACTTTTTGTTGTAGTAACGCTCGGAAAAGTTTCTGGAGCAGTCCTTTCTGGAGCAATGTTGGGGTTTAACTGGCCTGAATCTGTTGCACTTGGCTTGCTTCTTACCACCAAAGGTCATTTTCAGATATATCTGGCTATTGCTGCGAAAACA GCTGGAAAAACGTCTACCTCCACCAGCATTGTTATGGTAACAGTAATCTTTTTCACTGTGGTGCATGCGCCAACAGTTGTGGCACAAATCATTAAACGTGCAAGGAAACGGGCACCAACTTATAGGATGGCACTTCAGTTGCTCGACCCTTCGAATGAACTCCGTATATTGCTATGCCTTCATGGGCCTCAAAATGTGCCTAGCAGCATTAACATCATGGAGATATCCCGAGGGACAGCTGACCCTGGTGTTGTTGTCTATGTCACAGATCTAATTGAACTCACAGATGACATTGCTTCCACATTGGTGCAAGGCGAAGAAGGGGACACCGTGACTGTGACTGACAAGGTAGTCACAGACAAGAGAAGTGAAGTCACTGCCGCTGTTGAAGCCTTCGTAGCAGACAATGGTGATGGTATAACGCTAAGACGAATGCTTGCACTATCATCATTCAATGGCTTGCCGCAGGACATATGCATTTTGGCAGAAGACTTGATGATAGCCCTCATCATATTGCCTTTTCACAAGAGCCAGCGTGCAGATGGAACATTGGATGGTGGCCATTCTGGTTTCCGACATGTGAATAGGAAG GTTCTCAGGAATGCCCCATGCTCAGTGGGAATTCTTGTAGACAGGGGTTTGGGAGTGACTGAGAAAGTGTCAAGATCAGGTAGATCTGTCAATGTGGCTGTCATCTTCATTGGTGGCAGAGATGACAGAGAAGCACTAGCCTACGCTGGTCGAGTAGCGCGCCATCCTGGTGTAAAACTCACAGTAATAAGATTCTTGGTGGATGCAGATGCAGAAAATGCATTTAGAAGAGCAAGCAACTTGAGGATCAGCATAGCTGAGCAGGAAGAAGAAACAAATCTTGACAATGAGTGTTTTGCAGACTTCTATGAAAGACATGTTGCAGGTGGGTATGTTGCATACTTAGAGAAGCATCTTGCAAATTCAGCTGAGACCTATTCAACATTGAAGTCATTTGAAGGACAATACTCACTTGTTATAGTAGGAAGAGGAGGAAGAGTGAATTCAGTATTAACAATGGGTATGAATGATTGGCAGCAGTGCCCAGAACTAGGTCCAATTGGAGATGTTCTTTCAGGGTCTGATTTCTCAGTCATGACCTCAGTCTTGATCATCCAACAACCAAATCTAAAAGGAGAACTAGATGGGCTTGATGATGACTTCTCTGTTATGTAG
- the LOC107415785 gene encoding VQ motif-containing protein 31, whose product MEKLAATQGTAGGNCKPLTTFVQTDTNTFREVVQRLTGPSDQTNNTIPSQDHVAPKMMGNVKRSTSKLHERRQYMRPKLEIVKPTFQYFKPADHHQSCFSPPKAPNSAGFLPSPVGTPSSIFSKLSILEEEKKLGSEASAVLNSQEEEKAIKERRFYLHPSPRGRKGDTTEVPELLTLFPLESPTAQASDQKA is encoded by the coding sequence ATGGAGAAATTAGCAGCAACACAAGGCACAGCAGGTGGTAATTGTAAACCCTTAACCACATTTGTCCAAACAGACACAAACACATTCAGGGAAGTTGTTCAGAGACTGACAGGACCATCTGATCAAACCAATAATACAATTCCATCGCAAGACCATGTGGCTCCAAAGATGATGGGTAATGTAAAGAGATCAACCTCCAAACTCCATGAGAGAAGGCAGTACATGAGGCCAAAGCTTGAGATTGTGAAACCCACTTTCCAGTATTTCAAACCAGCAGACCACCACCAGAGCTGCTTTTCACCACCAAAGGCACCAAACTCTGCTGGTTTCCTCCCAAGCCCAGTTGGAACCCCTTCTTCCATATTCTCAAAGCTTTCAATATTGGAAGAGGAAAAGAAGCTAGGCTCAGAAGCATCAGCTGTGTTGAACAGCCAAGAAGAAGAGAAAGCCATCAAAGAGAGGAGGTTTTACTTGCATCCCTCACCAAGAGGTAGAAAAGGAGACACTACCGAAGTTCCTGAGTTGCTTACATTATTCCCTCTTGAATCTCCAACAGCTCAGGCTAGCGATCAGAAAGcatga